A window of the Gossypium hirsutum isolate 1008001.06 chromosome A05, Gossypium_hirsutum_v2.1, whole genome shotgun sequence genome harbors these coding sequences:
- the LOC107897901 gene encoding SAGA-associated factor 29 homolog A — MSSPDIASILENSRELDRLRKEQEEVLVEINKLHKKLQATPEVVEKPGDSSLARLKATYIQAKDLSEREVTISNLLLSQLDTFLPSGLPGQQRIKMDGNDSKRKRMKCDSDISRLSPSMWRYIEACVSLKDEQVAARVTSDAEKDEWFVVKVINFDEKTKEFEVLDEEPGDDEEGSGQKKYKLPASCIIPFPKRNDPLSTQEFPAGRNVLAVYPGTTALYKATVISTPRKRKSDEYLLEFDDDEEDGALPQRTVPFHKVVPLPEGHRQ, encoded by the exons ATGTCGTCGCCGGACATTGCTTCAATCTTGGAAAACTCAAGGGAACTCGATCGGTTAAGGAAAGAGCAAGAAGAGGTGCTTGTCGAAATCAACAAGCTTCACAAGAAGCTTCAAGCTA CTCCTGAGGTAGTTGAGAAACCTGGTGATTCTTCGTTGGCAAGGCTAAAAGCTACGTATATTCAAGCTAAAGATCTTTCAGAGAGAGAAGTAAC TATTTCCAACTTGTTACTAAGTCAACTTGACACTTTCCTGCCATCTGGACTTCCCGGACAACAACGAATAAAGATGG ATGGTAATGATTCGAAAAGAAAAAGGATGAAGTGTGACTCAGATATATCTCGTCTTTCTCCTTCTATGTGGAGATATATCGAGGCTTGTGTTAGTCTCAAAGATGAACAG GTGGCCGCAAGAGTCACCTCAGATGCTGAGAAGGATGAGTGGTTTGTTGTAAAAGTGATAAATTTTGATGAGAAAACAAAAGA atttgaagtacttgatgaggAACCAGGTGACGATGAAGAGGGTAGTGGCCAAAA GAAGTACAAGCTGCCTGCTTCTTGCATTATACCTTTCCCCAAGAGGAATGATCCTTTGAGCACTCAAGAATTTCCTGCTGGAAGAAATGTTTTGGCCGTTTACCCAGGAACAACTGCACTCTATAAGGCAACTGTCATCAGTACTCCTCGAAAG AGGAAATCAGATGA GTATTTACTAGAgtttgatgatgatgaagaagacgGAGCCTTGCCACAGAGGACGGTACCTTTTCACAAGGTGGTTCCATTGCCAGAAGGACACCGGCAATGA
- the LOC107897899 gene encoding uncharacterized protein isoform X2, with product MGVPLRSNLRIPNETMRLIIMAFAGVIFGFFLGVSFPTVSFTKMHLPSSLFPSIDLTYIEDKYSGLSTQALFNALNTIKANKVDSMSSSGYTETKIWIPTNPRGAERLPPGIVAPESDLFLRRLWGLPSEDLTIKPKYLVTFTVGYNQKNNIDAAVKKFSENFTILLFHYDGLTSEWDEFEWSKRAIHVSVQKQAKWWYAKRFLHPDIVAPYEYIFMWDEDLGVENFNAEEYIKLVKKHGLEISQPGLDANSAGLTWAMTRKRNDTEVHKDTDERPGWCNDPHLPPCAAFVEIMATVFSREAWRCVWHMIQNDLVHGWGLDFSLRKCVEPPHEKIGVVDAQWIVHQSVPSLGNQGEAEGGRAPWEGVRQRCRKEWTMFQDRMTTAEKAYYASLGITDPYNLTAN from the exons ATGGGAGTTCCCCTACGGAG CAATTTAAGGATACCAAATGAGACAATGAGGCTTATTATAATGGCTTTTGCTGGAGTAATATTTGGCTTTTTTTTAGGAGTATCTTTTCCAACTGTTTCATTTACTAAG atgcatctccCGTCGAGCCTATTCCCTTCCATTGATCTTACATATATTGAGGACAAATATTCCGGCCTTTCAACCCAAGCACTATTTAATGCTTTGAACACTATCAAAGCTAATAAGGTCGACTCAATGTCATCTTCTGGCTACACCGAGACCAAG ATCTGGATTCCAACAAATCCACGGGGTGCTGAAAGACTTCCCCCTGGTATAGTTGCACCTGAGTCCGATTTATTCCTTCGTCGACTATGGGGTCTGCCAAGTGAG GACTTAACCATCAAGCCAAAGTACCTTGTAACTTTTACCGTTGGTTATAATCAGAAAAACAACATTGATGCAGCTGTGAAAAAG TTCTCGGAGAACTTCACTATTTTGTTGTTTCATTACGATGGCCTAACCAGTGAATGGGATGAGTTTGAGTGGTCAAAGCGAGCAATTCACGTGAGTGTTCAAAAGCAGGCTAAATG GTGGTATGCGAAGCGCTTTTTGCACCCTGATATTGTTGCACCCTATGAGTACATCTTCATGTGGGATGAGGATCTTGGAGTGGAGAACTTCAATGCGGAGGA ATACATAAAACTTGTCAAAAAACATGGTTTAGAAATATCCCAGCCAGGTTTAGATGCAAATAGTGCTGGGCTGACATGGGCAATGACAAGGAAGAGAAATGACACCGAAGTTCACAA GGATACTGATGAGAGACCTGGCTGGTGTAACGATCCGCATTTGCCTCCATGTGCAGC GTTTGTGGAGATCATGGCTACAGTGTTCTCTCGGGAAGCATGGCGATGTGTTTGGCATATGATTCAA AACGACTTGGTTCACGGATGGGGTCTAGATTTCTCTCTTAGGAAATGTGTCGAG CCTCCTCACGAGAAAATTGGGGTTGTAGATGCTCAGTGGATTGTACATCAAAGTGTACCTTCTCTTGGGAACCAG GGAGAAGCAGAGGGTGGAAGGGCTCCATGGGAAGGG GTGAGGCAAAGGTGTAGGAAAGAATGGACAATGTTCCAGGATCGGATGACTACTGCAGAGAAAGCATATTATGCATCACTGGGAATTACTGATCCTTACAATTTAACAGCTAATTAA
- the LOC107897899 gene encoding uncharacterized protein isoform X1, translating to MGVPLRSSNLRIPNETMRLIIMAFAGVIFGFFLGVSFPTVSFTKMHLPSSLFPSIDLTYIEDKYSGLSTQALFNALNTIKANKVDSMSSSGYTETKIWIPTNPRGAERLPPGIVAPESDLFLRRLWGLPSEDLTIKPKYLVTFTVGYNQKNNIDAAVKKFSENFTILLFHYDGLTSEWDEFEWSKRAIHVSVQKQAKWWYAKRFLHPDIVAPYEYIFMWDEDLGVENFNAEEYIKLVKKHGLEISQPGLDANSAGLTWAMTRKRNDTEVHKDTDERPGWCNDPHLPPCAAFVEIMATVFSREAWRCVWHMIQNDLVHGWGLDFSLRKCVEPPHEKIGVVDAQWIVHQSVPSLGNQGEAEGGRAPWEGVRQRCRKEWTMFQDRMTTAEKAYYASLGITDPYNLTAN from the exons ATGGGAGTTCCCCTACGGAG CAGCAATTTAAGGATACCAAATGAGACAATGAGGCTTATTATAATGGCTTTTGCTGGAGTAATATTTGGCTTTTTTTTAGGAGTATCTTTTCCAACTGTTTCATTTACTAAG atgcatctccCGTCGAGCCTATTCCCTTCCATTGATCTTACATATATTGAGGACAAATATTCCGGCCTTTCAACCCAAGCACTATTTAATGCTTTGAACACTATCAAAGCTAATAAGGTCGACTCAATGTCATCTTCTGGCTACACCGAGACCAAG ATCTGGATTCCAACAAATCCACGGGGTGCTGAAAGACTTCCCCCTGGTATAGTTGCACCTGAGTCCGATTTATTCCTTCGTCGACTATGGGGTCTGCCAAGTGAG GACTTAACCATCAAGCCAAAGTACCTTGTAACTTTTACCGTTGGTTATAATCAGAAAAACAACATTGATGCAGCTGTGAAAAAG TTCTCGGAGAACTTCACTATTTTGTTGTTTCATTACGATGGCCTAACCAGTGAATGGGATGAGTTTGAGTGGTCAAAGCGAGCAATTCACGTGAGTGTTCAAAAGCAGGCTAAATG GTGGTATGCGAAGCGCTTTTTGCACCCTGATATTGTTGCACCCTATGAGTACATCTTCATGTGGGATGAGGATCTTGGAGTGGAGAACTTCAATGCGGAGGA ATACATAAAACTTGTCAAAAAACATGGTTTAGAAATATCCCAGCCAGGTTTAGATGCAAATAGTGCTGGGCTGACATGGGCAATGACAAGGAAGAGAAATGACACCGAAGTTCACAA GGATACTGATGAGAGACCTGGCTGGTGTAACGATCCGCATTTGCCTCCATGTGCAGC GTTTGTGGAGATCATGGCTACAGTGTTCTCTCGGGAAGCATGGCGATGTGTTTGGCATATGATTCAA AACGACTTGGTTCACGGATGGGGTCTAGATTTCTCTCTTAGGAAATGTGTCGAG CCTCCTCACGAGAAAATTGGGGTTGTAGATGCTCAGTGGATTGTACATCAAAGTGTACCTTCTCTTGGGAACCAG GGAGAAGCAGAGGGTGGAAGGGCTCCATGGGAAGGG GTGAGGCAAAGGTGTAGGAAAGAATGGACAATGTTCCAGGATCGGATGACTACTGCAGAGAAAGCATATTATGCATCACTGGGAATTACTGATCCTTACAATTTAACAGCTAATTAA
- the LOC107897899 gene encoding uncharacterized protein isoform X3 — protein MRLIIMAFAGVIFGFFLGVSFPTVSFTKMHLPSSLFPSIDLTYIEDKYSGLSTQALFNALNTIKANKVDSMSSSGYTETKIWIPTNPRGAERLPPGIVAPESDLFLRRLWGLPSEDLTIKPKYLVTFTVGYNQKNNIDAAVKKFSENFTILLFHYDGLTSEWDEFEWSKRAIHVSVQKQAKWWYAKRFLHPDIVAPYEYIFMWDEDLGVENFNAEEYIKLVKKHGLEISQPGLDANSAGLTWAMTRKRNDTEVHKDTDERPGWCNDPHLPPCAAFVEIMATVFSREAWRCVWHMIQNDLVHGWGLDFSLRKCVEPPHEKIGVVDAQWIVHQSVPSLGNQGEAEGGRAPWEGVRQRCRKEWTMFQDRMTTAEKAYYASLGITDPYNLTAN, from the exons ATGAGGCTTATTATAATGGCTTTTGCTGGAGTAATATTTGGCTTTTTTTTAGGAGTATCTTTTCCAACTGTTTCATTTACTAAG atgcatctccCGTCGAGCCTATTCCCTTCCATTGATCTTACATATATTGAGGACAAATATTCCGGCCTTTCAACCCAAGCACTATTTAATGCTTTGAACACTATCAAAGCTAATAAGGTCGACTCAATGTCATCTTCTGGCTACACCGAGACCAAG ATCTGGATTCCAACAAATCCACGGGGTGCTGAAAGACTTCCCCCTGGTATAGTTGCACCTGAGTCCGATTTATTCCTTCGTCGACTATGGGGTCTGCCAAGTGAG GACTTAACCATCAAGCCAAAGTACCTTGTAACTTTTACCGTTGGTTATAATCAGAAAAACAACATTGATGCAGCTGTGAAAAAG TTCTCGGAGAACTTCACTATTTTGTTGTTTCATTACGATGGCCTAACCAGTGAATGGGATGAGTTTGAGTGGTCAAAGCGAGCAATTCACGTGAGTGTTCAAAAGCAGGCTAAATG GTGGTATGCGAAGCGCTTTTTGCACCCTGATATTGTTGCACCCTATGAGTACATCTTCATGTGGGATGAGGATCTTGGAGTGGAGAACTTCAATGCGGAGGA ATACATAAAACTTGTCAAAAAACATGGTTTAGAAATATCCCAGCCAGGTTTAGATGCAAATAGTGCTGGGCTGACATGGGCAATGACAAGGAAGAGAAATGACACCGAAGTTCACAA GGATACTGATGAGAGACCTGGCTGGTGTAACGATCCGCATTTGCCTCCATGTGCAGC GTTTGTGGAGATCATGGCTACAGTGTTCTCTCGGGAAGCATGGCGATGTGTTTGGCATATGATTCAA AACGACTTGGTTCACGGATGGGGTCTAGATTTCTCTCTTAGGAAATGTGTCGAG CCTCCTCACGAGAAAATTGGGGTTGTAGATGCTCAGTGGATTGTACATCAAAGTGTACCTTCTCTTGGGAACCAG GGAGAAGCAGAGGGTGGAAGGGCTCCATGGGAAGGG GTGAGGCAAAGGTGTAGGAAAGAATGGACAATGTTCCAGGATCGGATGACTACTGCAGAGAAAGCATATTATGCATCACTGGGAATTACTGATCCTTACAATTTAACAGCTAATTAA
- the LOC107897898 gene encoding uncharacterized protein: MSLHLLRPKILYFFTATGSSRLLSSKSCIFTNNLIFSKQPFSSFFFSTTSTPYPLQYDMIINTPTQSQPTPTRRRLSKPDSPNSPEEEDPEKELGFDSWVQKKLTSEEEMDKSKRKYYKKRRKRMYGSDSEDDDKGKNEDGFVELKPKVVEFDRLHEREEELYFYDTFAYPWEKDKHYKMVYQLEKKFFPDQCFDKAFLEPGESNEKIKIKGKSKKTDDNNNKNNKVEDKGLVFFEEQENSGEDVKEKVIEKKVEEFFKCLKKVPNKETDDGEPYLVSRSTGLPPRWDGPYGTVILVNKPKGWTSFTVCGKLRRLVKVKKVGHAGTLDPMATGLLIVCVGKATKLVERYQGMVKGYIGVFRLGEATSTWDADSPVIQREPWEHIKDEDIKKAAASFCGEIWQVPPMFSAIKVGGERMYEKARKGETVELSPRRISIFHFDIERSLEDRQNLIFRVTCSKGTYIRSLCADFGKALGSCAHLTALRRDSIGEYPAEDAWEFKELEEAITKGYF; encoded by the exons ATGTCGCTTCATTTGCTACGTCCAAAGATCCTATATTTCTTTACAGCAACTGGGTCTAGTCGTCTCTTATCATCAAAATCCTGTATTTTCACGAACAATTTGATCTTTTCAAAGCagccattttcttcatttttcttctccaCAACATCGACTCCTTACCCTCTTCAATATGACATGATCATCAACACCCCGACTCAGTCCCAACCTACCCCAACTCGCCGCCGACTCAGTAAACCAGACTCTCCCAACTCACCTGAGGAAGAGGACCCAGAAAAAGAATTGGGTTTTGATTCATGGGTACAAAAGAAACTGACTTCAGAAGAAGAAATGGATAAGTCTAAGAGGAAATATTataaaaagagaaggaaaagaatgTATGGTTCAGATTCTGAAGATGATGATAAGGGGAAAAATGAAGATGGGTTTGTTGAATTGAAGCCTAAAGTTGTGGAATTTGATAGGCTACATGAGAGGGAAGAAGAGCTCTACTTTTATGATACATTTGCCTATCCTTGGGAAAAGGATAAACattataaaatggtttatcaaTTGGAAAAGAAGTTTTTTCCTGACCAGTGTTTTGATAAAGCTTTTCTTGAGCCTGGAgaatcaaatgagaaaatcaaaattaagggaaaaagtaaaaagactgatgataataataataagaataataaggTGGAGGATAAAGGGTTGGTTTTTTTTGAGGAACAAGAAAATTCAGGTGAGGATGTGAAGGAGAAGGTTATTGAGAAGAAGGTGGAGGAGTTTTTCAAGTGTTTGAAGAAAGTTCCCAATAAAGAAACCGACGATGGGGAGCCTTACCTTGTTAGTAGGAGTACTGGGCTCCCCCCGAGATGGGATGGTCCATATGGGACGGTAATTTTGGTGAATAAGCCCAAAG GATGGACCTCATTTACCGTTTGTGGCAAGCTGCGCCGCTTAGTCAAAGTGAAAAAG GTAGGGCACGCTGGAACACTTGATCCTATGGCAACTGGTCTATTGATTGTATGTGTTGGTAAAGCCACTAAGTTGGTAGAGAG ATACCAAGGAATGGTAAAGGGATACATCGGAGTTTTCCGATTAGGGGAGGCTACTTCAACTTGGGATGCTGATTCACCG GTTATTCAACGTGAGCCTTGGGAGCATATCAAAGACGAGGACATAAAAAAAGCTGCTGCATCCTTCTGCGGAGAGATATGGCAAGTTCCTCCAATGTTCTCTGCCATCAAG GTTGGTGGTGAAAGGATGTATGAAAAAGCAAGAAAAGGGGAGACCGTTGAACTTTCACCCAGACGAATTTCAATTTTCCACTTTGACATTGAGCGTAGCTTAGAAGACAG ACAGAACTTGATTTTCCGAGTCACATGTTCAAAAGGAACATATATCCGATCATTATGTGCAGATTTTGGGAAGGCTTTGGGCAG TTGTGCTCATTTGACGGCTCTGCGAAGAGATTCAATTG GGGAATATCCAGCGGAGGATGCATGGGAGTTCAAGGAACTAGAAGAAGCAATCACTAAAGGTTATTTCTAG